In Bacillus rossius redtenbacheri isolate Brsri chromosome 15, Brsri_v3, whole genome shotgun sequence, one genomic interval encodes:
- the LOC134539335 gene encoding uncharacterized protein LOC134539335 yields MSKTKYRRVKVAESQQKLMLEFMRKHPQLLSNKQSHSFNWRSKQELWRELTDVLNANGYGPIKTPGKWMKTWSDWKFVTKAKAARILQDSRGTRCTSTSESLADVEEQLMELISCNSDMGTYSEKILDTTVTTKSQKSARGTRHTTPVVLSPLLNATCIEPAATYPEIVIESSDNPSDCSSAENHPSCGSAPNNMKKKKRKFGTQKLAYNLQTNTFLQMEERNVAAQENIAAALAQLASAVEAQATAMGEIADSLSKVASAVQTLVAGQFGND; encoded by the exons ATGTCAAAAACGAAATATCGCCGCGTCAAGGTGGCAGAAAGCCAACAGAAATTAATGCTCGAGTTCATGCGGAAACATCCACAGCTATTGAGTAACAAACAATCACATTCTTTTAATTGGAGAAGCAAACAAGAATTATGGAGAGAATTAACGGATGTACTGAATGCAAATGGATATGGCCCAATTAAAACACCAGGGAAATGGATGAAG acatGGAGCGACTGGAAGTTTGTCACCAAAGCTAAAGCTGCTAGGATCCTGCAGGATAGCAGAGGTACACGCTGCACTTCTACAAGTGAAAGCCTCGCGGATGTAGAAGAACAGCTGATGGAACTTATTTCCTGTAACTCTGATATGGGGACATATTCAGAGAAAATTCTAGACACAACTGTCACCACTAAATCACAAAAGTCAGCCAGGGGCACTCGACACACCACGCCTGTTGTGCTGTCTCCCTTGTTGAATGCTACCTGCATCGAGCCTGCCGCGACCTACCCGGAGATAGTTATCGAGTCGTCAGACAATCCTAGTGATTGCTCGTCTGCAGAAAATCATCCTAGTTGTGGGAGTGCTCCAAACAACATGAAAAAGAAGAAGAGGAAATTCGGCACGCAGAAGTTAGCGTACAACCTGCAGACCAATACTTTCCTCCAAATGGAAGAACGGAATGTTGCCGCCCAGGAAAACATTGCGGCAGCACTCGCTCAGTTGGCTTCAGCCGTCGAGGCTCAGGCGACTGCGATGGGCGAGATTGCAGATTCTCTCAGCAAAGTCGCTTCGGCGGTGCAGACACTTGTTGCGGGCCAGTTTGGGAATGACTAA